Proteins found in one Microbaculum marinisediminis genomic segment:
- the tyrS gene encoding tyrosine--tRNA ligase produces the protein MSAFKSDFLRVLEERGFIHQCSDPEGLDQKTLEGPITTYIGYDCTGPSLHVGHLLSIMMLRWLQKTGHKPITLMGGGTTRVGDPSGKDESRKMLTYDQIEANKQSLKEVFARFLSFGDKATDATMLDNAEWLAPLNYIDFLRDVGRHFSVNRMLSFESVKMRLEREHELSFLEFNYMILQAYDFVELNRRYGCTLQMGGSDQWGNIINGIDLGRRMGTPQLYALTCPLITTSSGAKMGKTAAGAIWLKGEMLSPWDYWQFWRNTEDGDVGRFLKLFTDMPLDEIARLEALGGAEINEAKKILATEATALLHGREAAEDAAETARRTFEEGALAESLPTIEVTAAEIRAGIGVLSAVVQAGLAQTNGEVRRAISNNAIKVNDQPVNDPAATLTEADIGPEGVIKLSFGRKKHVLLRPA, from the coding sequence ATGAGTGCCTTCAAGTCCGATTTCCTGCGCGTGCTCGAAGAGCGCGGCTTCATCCATCAGTGCTCCGACCCGGAAGGGCTGGACCAGAAGACGCTTGAAGGGCCGATAACCACCTATATCGGCTACGACTGCACCGGCCCGTCGCTGCATGTCGGCCACCTCTTGTCGATCATGATGCTGCGCTGGCTGCAAAAGACCGGTCACAAGCCCATCACGCTGATGGGCGGCGGTACGACGCGGGTCGGCGATCCGTCCGGCAAGGACGAGAGCCGCAAGATGCTCACCTACGACCAGATAGAGGCCAACAAGCAAAGCCTGAAGGAGGTCTTCGCGCGTTTCCTGTCGTTCGGCGACAAGGCCACGGACGCGACCATGCTCGACAACGCCGAGTGGCTGGCGCCGCTCAACTACATCGATTTCCTGCGGGACGTCGGACGGCATTTCTCGGTCAACCGGATGCTGAGCTTCGAGTCCGTGAAGATGCGGCTCGAACGCGAGCACGAGCTGTCGTTCCTCGAATTCAACTACATGATCCTGCAGGCCTACGACTTCGTCGAGCTGAACCGGCGCTACGGCTGCACCCTGCAGATGGGCGGCTCGGACCAGTGGGGCAACATCATCAACGGTATCGATCTCGGCCGGCGCATGGGGACGCCGCAGCTCTATGCCCTCACCTGCCCGCTGATCACCACGTCGTCGGGCGCAAAGATGGGCAAGACGGCCGCCGGCGCGATCTGGCTCAAGGGCGAGATGCTGAGCCCCTGGGACTACTGGCAGTTCTGGCGCAACACCGAAGACGGCGACGTCGGCCGCTTCCTGAAGCTGTTCACCGACATGCCGCTCGACGAGATCGCCAGGCTGGAGGCGCTCGGCGGCGCGGAGATCAACGAGGCCAAGAAGATCCTGGCAACCGAGGCCACCGCGCTGCTGCATGGGCGCGAGGCGGCGGAGGATGCCGCGGAAACGGCGCGTCGCACGTTCGAGGAAGGCGCGCTCGCCGAAAGCCTGCCGACGATCGAGGTCACCGCTGCCGAGATCCGGGCCGGGATCGGCGTGCTCTCGGCCGTCGTCCAGGCCGGGCTCGCCCAGACCAACGGCGAGGTGCGCCGTGCGATCTCCAACAACGCCATCAAGGTGAACGACCAGCCGGTGAACGATCCGGCGGCGACGCTGACCGAAGCGGATATCGGGCCGGAAGGCGTGATCAAGCTTTCCTTCGGCCGCAAGAAGCACGTGTTGCTGCGGCCGGCGTGA
- a CDS encoding M23 family metallopeptidase — MTLPTWAVWVGGATAAAAITWLIGSTAYIAFQDDINAAAKVHRISVERAYEDRIASLRRKIDDINTRQFLDQQAFEGRLETLLRKQTALEERQHDIAGLIDAARARKVTLDFQPDAERQVTDSRGYGLLTSPAKAASFDPSRPAPLDKPKMISSQPLAQDADLAPIDRVQASLTRVETMQTSVLDSLEATVGGLSERLIEVSGAVGADLPNDVAEGGVGGPLIELRRMSTPSVPDRQIERINGKLERLDVLRTHIGRLPVRAPLAGPIEYSSSFGTRLDPFLKRPALHTGLDFRASTGTPVLATAGGRVTVAGYSGGYGRMVEIDHGDGYTTRYAHMSRVEVVVGDVIQPGAVVGRAGSSGRSTGPHLHYETRVHGQAKNPLPFVRAAELLPEGY, encoded by the coding sequence GTGACATTGCCGACATGGGCTGTCTGGGTGGGCGGTGCGACCGCAGCCGCCGCCATCACCTGGCTGATCGGTTCGACCGCCTATATCGCGTTTCAGGACGACATCAACGCCGCGGCGAAGGTGCATCGTATTTCGGTCGAGCGCGCCTATGAGGATCGCATCGCCTCGCTCCGGCGCAAGATCGACGATATCAACACCCGCCAGTTCCTGGATCAGCAGGCCTTCGAGGGGCGCCTCGAAACGCTCCTGCGCAAGCAGACCGCCCTGGAAGAACGGCAACACGACATCGCCGGACTGATCGACGCGGCCAGGGCCCGCAAGGTAACGCTCGATTTCCAGCCGGACGCCGAACGGCAGGTTACGGATAGCCGCGGTTACGGCCTATTGACCAGCCCGGCAAAAGCGGCGTCCTTCGATCCGTCACGCCCTGCCCCGCTGGACAAGCCCAAAATGATTTCCTCCCAGCCCCTGGCACAGGACGCCGACCTGGCGCCGATCGACCGGGTTCAGGCATCGCTTACGCGCGTAGAGACGATGCAGACGTCGGTGCTCGATAGCCTGGAAGCCACGGTCGGGGGCCTTTCGGAACGACTGATCGAAGTCAGCGGCGCGGTCGGCGCGGATCTGCCAAACGATGTCGCCGAAGGCGGCGTGGGAGGGCCACTCATCGAGTTGCGCCGCATGAGCACCCCGTCGGTCCCCGATCGCCAGATCGAGCGAATCAACGGTAAGCTCGAGCGGCTCGACGTCCTGCGGACCCATATCGGCCGCCTCCCGGTTCGCGCGCCGCTCGCGGGTCCGATCGAATACTCCAGCAGCTTCGGAACCCGGCTCGATCCCTTCCTCAAACGCCCGGCCTTGCATACCGGCCTCGATTTCCGGGCTTCGACCGGAACGCCGGTCCTTGCGACGGCCGGCGGTCGGGTAACCGTTGCCGGCTATTCGGGCGGGTACGGTCGGATGGTCGAGATCGATCACGGAGACGGCTATACGACCCGGTACGCCCATATGAGCCGGGTCGAGGTCGTAGTCGGCGATGTGATCCAGCCGGGCGCCGTCGTCGGACGTGCCGGCAGCAGCGGGCGCAGCACGGGACCGCACCTGCACTACGAGACGCGGGTCCATGGCCAAGCCAAGAACCCGTTGCCGTTCGTCCGCGCGGCCGAACTGCTTCCCGAAGGCTACTAG
- a CDS encoding DUF3971 domain-containing protein, with product MTSEANPGPNRRRAVRRAAASSLKRLRNLRARRRMWLRVAQVLAVIAVVAGGLLGGAVFRLSQGPVSVGFLTPRIVEAVQKQLPPEFTAHVADTVIERDAGSGEVLLRLRDVSVLGPDGAPVFAAPRAAIGLSGLGLFVGDVMPRSVFLIRPALTVIEENGRLRMKAGTDLATGEAEPPAKMVNPIEAFAVLFAVLGQDGQGGAPALSSIGARGASLSIARSDGTTGTLQQIDVSAERGDEPGAVTVSVGLGRKTGAPLLTASLRRRDDGTYAIAGTIENIALDDVAPLVPGGLPFDMTGPISGQLDAFIDAAGGFDNLSVKLTLGAGYVGKGDRRILVDEADLAFDWRYATGAINIGPSHVLIGNSRGTVSGQIAVPSRGDFSYGTVPLRLDFTDIVLDDPDTGVPAAYDSITVEAFFVTAQRVLHISRMDVAGAGTAGSFVGFIGGGGETPGIRLAGSMTPTSVETFKTVWPPFLADKARRWFVNHMLSGQIVGGRVDVDIRPGEIARALRGVPFHREAFDLGFSLKDGSLVFLKEMPPLLGVNADGRVDAQEFTARATTPGRVDLPDGGTVTLPAGRFFVPDIPAKPSSGELTIELDGEIRDIMRLLDYPPIELATRRKFDIDSFGGEGAFEFTLRMPLIDGLRFSDIDLGADGSITGFSAENFGGARSIGDGNIDVRVADGRVLIEGDALVDNVRADLALDDSLDPSGAPGARSVTMTLDEAARARLGMPLDAILTGPIVTTVSDVKATESGNVQQIEADLTRAKVSFPALGLEKPAGQPATANFKLTQSGQTVKLTDLRVQSESMRVEGSAEFSKAGGLVSLDMPVLRTPRGTDLAVSGTSQSGARSFKLKGKALYMRALLANLGEAAESSGNSGNEVMNVEIDVDRAIGVGGEVLSNLQGSVRRVGNRTDRLDLSALTSNAVPVSVRYSDDGANSDLSVDSADAGRVLAWVGYYPNMRGGQLRVVAGRRGANAPLSGDIAIDRFRIANDPSLARLIEEGEDQPEALARPSAPAQSAGGAAQRVNVADVGFDRLSAKFERGKGDLKVKEGVLRGVAVGATFEGTIDFDDERMNLHGTYVPLYALNNLFGQLPLFLGPLLGGKKNEGLLGITYSLSGSTKKPVLTINPISVVAPGVFRYILGMDNPQAPARPDGDTRPARTIR from the coding sequence ATGACTTCTGAAGCCAATCCTGGCCCCAACCGCAGGCGCGCCGTGCGGCGCGCTGCGGCGTCGAGCCTGAAGCGGCTGCGCAATCTTCGCGCGCGCCGCAGGATGTGGCTGCGCGTGGCTCAGGTGCTCGCGGTAATCGCTGTCGTCGCCGGCGGATTGCTTGGTGGCGCGGTCTTCCGACTGTCGCAGGGGCCGGTTTCCGTCGGCTTCCTGACTCCGCGGATCGTCGAGGCGGTCCAGAAACAATTGCCGCCGGAATTTACCGCGCATGTCGCCGATACGGTCATCGAACGCGATGCCGGTTCCGGCGAGGTTCTGCTGAGATTGCGCGACGTGTCCGTACTTGGGCCGGACGGCGCCCCGGTCTTCGCCGCTCCGCGCGCCGCGATCGGTCTGTCGGGACTTGGCCTGTTTGTCGGCGACGTGATGCCGCGCAGCGTCTTCCTGATCCGTCCCGCCTTGACCGTCATCGAGGAAAACGGGCGGCTGCGTATGAAGGCGGGCACTGACCTTGCCACCGGCGAAGCCGAGCCTCCGGCGAAGATGGTCAATCCGATTGAGGCATTCGCCGTGCTGTTCGCGGTGCTGGGACAGGACGGACAGGGCGGCGCGCCGGCCCTGTCATCGATCGGCGCGCGCGGGGCAAGCCTCAGCATCGCCCGATCGGACGGCACCACGGGCACGCTGCAGCAGATCGACGTATCGGCCGAGCGTGGCGACGAGCCCGGGGCGGTGACGGTAAGCGTTGGCCTGGGCCGCAAGACCGGAGCCCCGCTTTTAACCGCATCGCTGCGGCGGCGCGACGATGGAACCTACGCGATCGCAGGAACGATCGAGAATATCGCCCTGGACGATGTCGCTCCACTGGTTCCCGGCGGATTGCCCTTCGACATGACCGGGCCGATTTCTGGCCAGCTTGATGCCTTCATCGACGCCGCGGGCGGCTTCGACAATCTGTCGGTCAAACTGACGCTGGGCGCGGGATATGTCGGCAAGGGCGACCGACGGATCCTCGTTGACGAAGCAGACTTGGCCTTTGACTGGCGGTACGCCACCGGCGCGATCAATATCGGGCCGTCGCATGTCCTGATCGGCAACAGCCGCGGGACGGTCTCGGGCCAGATCGCCGTACCGAGCCGTGGCGATTTCAGCTACGGCACCGTGCCGCTACGGCTCGACTTCACTGATATCGTTTTGGATGACCCGGATACCGGTGTCCCCGCAGCCTACGATTCGATCACCGTTGAAGCCTTCTTTGTCACCGCGCAGCGGGTGCTGCATATCAGCCGGATGGACGTCGCAGGAGCCGGAACCGCGGGGTCGTTCGTTGGGTTCATCGGCGGCGGTGGCGAGACGCCGGGCATCCGGCTTGCCGGCTCCATGACGCCCACCTCGGTCGAGACCTTCAAGACTGTCTGGCCGCCGTTCCTCGCCGACAAGGCGCGGCGCTGGTTCGTTAACCACATGCTTTCCGGGCAGATCGTCGGCGGTCGCGTCGATGTCGATATCCGCCCCGGCGAGATCGCGCGGGCTCTCAGGGGCGTGCCGTTTCACCGGGAAGCCTTCGACCTGGGCTTTTCGCTCAAGGACGGATCGCTGGTGTTTCTCAAGGAGATGCCGCCGCTTCTCGGCGTCAACGCCGACGGCCGGGTCGATGCCCAGGAATTCACTGCACGGGCCACCACGCCCGGCCGGGTCGATCTGCCCGATGGCGGGACGGTCACCCTGCCTGCTGGGCGTTTCTTTGTTCCCGACATACCGGCCAAGCCCTCAAGCGGCGAGCTGACCATCGAACTCGACGGCGAGATCAGGGACATCATGCGGCTGCTCGACTATCCGCCGATCGAACTGGCCACCCGGCGCAAATTCGACATAGACAGTTTCGGCGGCGAAGGCGCGTTCGAGTTCACCCTCAGAATGCCGCTCATCGACGGTTTGCGCTTCTCCGATATCGATTTGGGAGCCGATGGCTCCATCACAGGCTTCAGCGCGGAGAATTTCGGCGGCGCGAGGAGCATCGGCGACGGCAATATCGACGTACGTGTCGCCGACGGCCGGGTTCTGATCGAGGGGGACGCGCTGGTCGACAATGTCCGCGCCGATCTGGCGCTCGACGATTCCCTCGACCCCTCTGGTGCCCCCGGCGCGCGTTCCGTCACCATGACCCTGGACGAGGCGGCGCGCGCGCGACTCGGCATGCCGCTCGACGCGATCCTGACCGGCCCGATCGTCACGACCGTATCCGACGTCAAGGCGACCGAGTCGGGCAACGTCCAGCAGATCGAGGCGGACCTTACCCGGGCCAAGGTTTCGTTCCCCGCGCTCGGTCTGGAAAAGCCCGCCGGCCAGCCGGCGACTGCGAATTTCAAGCTCACCCAGTCCGGTCAGACCGTGAAGCTGACCGATCTGCGCGTCCAGTCGGAATCGATGCGTGTGGAGGGCAGCGCCGAATTCTCCAAGGCGGGCGGGCTCGTCAGCCTCGATATGCCGGTCCTCCGGACGCCGCGCGGCACCGACCTCGCCGTCAGCGGAACGAGCCAGTCCGGCGCCCGTTCATTCAAGCTGAAGGGCAAGGCGCTCTATATGCGGGCGCTGCTCGCGAACCTCGGTGAGGCAGCCGAGAGTTCCGGCAATAGCGGGAACGAGGTGATGAACGTCGAAATCGACGTGGACCGCGCGATCGGTGTCGGCGGTGAGGTCTTGTCCAACCTGCAAGGCTCGGTGAGGCGTGTCGGAAACCGGACCGACCGGCTCGATCTCTCGGCGTTGACGTCGAACGCTGTCCCGGTCAGCGTTCGTTATTCCGACGACGGCGCCAACTCGGACCTTTCGGTCGACAGCGCCGATGCGGGCAGGGTGCTCGCGTGGGTGGGCTATTATCCGAATATGCGTGGTGGTCAGTTGCGGGTTGTTGCCGGCCGCCGCGGGGCGAATGCGCCGCTGTCGGGCGATATCGCCATCGATCGGTTCCGCATCGCCAACGACCCGTCGCTCGCCCGGCTCATAGAGGAGGGCGAGGACCAGCCTGAGGCACTGGCCCGCCCCTCGGCCCCGGCGCAATCGGCCGGCGGTGCCGCGCAGCGGGTCAACGTCGCCGACGTAGGCTTCGACCGCCTCTCGGCGAAATTCGAGCGCGGCAAGGGCGACCTGAAGGTAAAGGAAGGCGTGCTGCGTGGCGTCGCCGTCGGGGCGACTTTCGAGGGCACCATCGATTTCGATGACGAGCGAATGAATCTACACGGCACCTATGTGCCGCTCTACGCCCTCAACAACCTGTTCGGCCAGTTGCCGCTGTTTCTCGGGCCCTTGCTTGGCGGCAAGAAGAACGAGGGGCTGCTCGGCATTACCTACTCGCTGAGCGGATCGACCAAGAAGCCCGTGCTGACCATTAATCCGATATCGGTCGTTGCGCCAGGTGTGTTCCGCTACATCCTCGGCATGGACAATCCGCAGGCACCGGCGCGTCCCGACGGGGATACCCGCCCGGCCAGGACCATCCGCTGA
- a CDS encoding peroxiredoxin has translation MSSDAVEGSQAPDFTLPADGGGQIRLSDLRGNAVVLYFYPKDDTSGCTREAIDFSGLVADFEKAGAVVVGMSPDPASKHDKFKAKHDLAIDLVSDESKTTLEAYGVWKEKSMYGRKFMGVERSTFLIDKSGTIRRVWRKVKVAGHAEEVLEAARTL, from the coding sequence ATGAGCTCGGACGCTGTTGAAGGCTCGCAGGCACCGGATTTCACACTGCCGGCGGATGGCGGCGGGCAGATTCGGCTCTCTGATCTGCGCGGCAATGCCGTCGTCCTGTACTTCTATCCCAAGGACGATACGAGCGGCTGCACCCGGGAGGCCATCGACTTTTCCGGCCTCGTCGCGGACTTCGAGAAGGCCGGCGCCGTTGTCGTCGGCATGTCCCCCGACCCCGCGTCGAAGCACGACAAATTCAAGGCCAAGCACGACCTGGCGATCGACCTGGTTTCGGACGAATCGAAAACCACGCTCGAAGCCTACGGTGTGTGGAAGGAAAAGAGCATGTACGGGCGCAAGTTCATGGGCGTCGAGCGCTCCACCTTCCTGATCGACAAGAGCGGAACCATCCGCAGGGTGTGGCGCAAGGTAAAGGTCGCAGGCCACGCCGAGGAAGTCCTTGAGGCCGCCCGCACGCTCTAG